The following proteins come from a genomic window of Budorcas taxicolor isolate Tak-1 chromosome 24, Takin1.1, whole genome shotgun sequence:
- the CLDN23 gene encoding claudin-23: MRTPVVMTLGMVLAPCGLLLNLTSTLTPGWRLLEGFLDQPLDLVLYQGLWDMCREQSSRQRQCGQQDDLGYFAAEPVRVARGLMVTSLAVTGLGLLLATLGVRCWRDEPHFALAGFSGVVLFTAGLLSLIPVSWYNHFLADRTVLPAQPSPVTVQVGYSLVLGYLGSCLLLLGGFSLALSFAPWCAERCDSCRKAPSSSARRSSISTVYVDGPEPALTPAIKYYSDGQHRPRPHQLGAASQRKAGFPMPRPPPKAYSNPVDVLDGEKAPNSEPGGSSRSTRPCGSTLPCDSDV, translated from the coding sequence ATGCGGACGCCGGTGGTGATGACGCTGGGCATGGTGCTCGCGCCCTGTGGGCTGTTACTCAACCTGACCAGCACGCTGACGCCCGGCTGGAGGCTGTTGGAGGGCTTCCTCGACCAGCCGCTGGACCTGGTGCTGTACCAGGGCCTGTGGGACATGTGCCGCGAGCAGAGCAGTCGCCAGCGCCAGTGCGGCCAGCAGGACGACCTCGGCTACTTCGCCGCCGAGCCGGTGCGCGTGGCCCGGGGACTGATGGTCACGTCGCTGGCCGTCACgggcctggggctgctgctggcGACGCTCGGCGTGCGCTGCTGGAGAGACGAGCCTCACTTCGCGCTGGCCGGCTTCTCCGGCGTCGTGCTCTTCACCGCGGGCCTCTTGAGCCTCATCCCAGTCTCCTGGTACAACCACTTCTTGGCGGATCGTACCGTCCTgccggcccagcccagcccggtCACGGTGCAGGTCGGCTACAGCTTGGTGCTGGGCTACCTGGGcagctgcctgctgctgctgggcgGCTTCTCGCTGGCGCTGAGCTTCGCGCCCTGGTGCGCCGAGCGCTGTGACAGCTGCCGCAAGGCGCCCTCCAGCAGCGCGCGCCGCAGCAGCATTAGCACGGTGTACGTCGACGGGCCAGAGCCCGCACTCACGCCGGCCATCAAGTACTATAGTGATGGCCAGCACCGGCCGCGGCCTCATCAGCTGGGCGCCGCCAGCCAGCGCAAGGCCGGCTTCCCGATGCCCCGGCCCCCACCCAAAGCCTACAGCAACCCGGTGGACGTGCTCGACGGGGAGAAGGCTCCAAACTCCGAACCCGGCGGGTCTTCCCGCAGCACTCGGCCCTGCGGCAGCACGCTGCCCTGCGACTCGGACGTGTAG